TAACCATTAATGACACTATTGCGACCACCAGTGATGGTGTAGCAATCGCAAACGAAGATATTATTCGTTTCGTAGGTGATGAAGACAGCGAAGTTTTATTGTTTGATTTACCTCCAGTAACAGCATAGTTGGGTTACCACCCTCTAAAGTCACTTTTTCTCTAATAATCTATTTCACTTTGTTTTCTTTTTTTATCCCCTGAGATGTTCTCGCATTTCAGGGTTTTTTTTATTTAAAATAAAAAAACACCAAAATCACACTTTATGATATTTGGTGTTTTTTATTAATACAAATAACAATTAACGCTTAGGTCCAACTTTTGTCAGTGCTTGGCCAGCTGGAGTATCTGTATATTTATCGAAGTTTTTCACAAAACGATCAGCAAGATCGTCTGCTTTCACATCCCATTGTGCTTTATCAGCATAAGTATCACGAGGATCTAAAATTTCACTATTAACACCGGGTAATGCTGTTGGGATTTCTAAATCAAACACGGGTAATGTTGTCATTGGTGCTTTATCAATATCACCATTTAAGATGGCATCAATAATAGCGCGAGTATCTTTAATTGAGATACGCTTACCTGTGCCGTTCCAACCTGTATTAACTAGATAGGCTTTTGCGCCAGATGCTTGCATACGTTTTACTAATACTTCAGCGTATTGTGTTGGATGTAGAGATAAGAATGCCGCGCCAAAACAAGCTGAGAATGTAGGTGTTGGCTCTGTTACACCACGTTCTGTTCCCGCAAGCTTAGCGGTAAAACCCGATAAAAAGTGATATTGCGTTTGTTCTGGCGTTAAACGTGAAACAGGAGGTAACACACCAAAAGCATCTGCAGTTAAGAAAATCACTTTCTTAGCATGACCCGCTTTAGAAACTGGTTTAACGATATTATCGATATGATAAATCGGGTAAGAAACACGAGTATTTTCTGTTTTTGAGCCATCGTCGAAATCAACAGAACCATCCGACAACACAACCACGTTTTCTAATAGTGCATCACGTTTAATTGCACCATAGATATCAGGTTCAGCTTCTTTTGATAAGTGGATCGTTTTCGCATAACAACCCCCTTCAAAGTTAAACACACCGTCATCGTCCCAACCATGCTCATCATCACCAATTAGCTTACGCTTAGGATCCGTTGAAAGGGTTGTTTTACCTGTACCGGATAAACCAAAGAAAATAGCCACATCACCACTTTCGCCAACGTTTGCGGAGCAGTGCATAGAAGCCATACCTTTAAGAGGAAGGAAGTAGTTCATCATAGAGAACATACCTTTCTTCATCTCGCCACCGTACCAAGTACCGCCGATTAACTGAATGCGTTCAGTTAAATTGAAAGCAACGAAGTTCTCAGAATTAAGTCCTTGTTCCTTCCAATTTGGATTTGTACATTTCGCTCCGTTCATCACAATGAAGTCTGGTGTGAAATTTTCCAGCTCTTCTTGTTCAGGGCGAATAAACATATTTTTAACAAAATGAGCTTGCCAAGCAACTTCCGTGATAAAACGTACTTTTAAACGTGTATCCGCATTCGCACCACAAAATGCATCAACAACAAACAAACGTTTGCCTGATAGCTGATTGGTTACCAATGATTTTAAGTCAGACCACACTTCTTGTGAGAGTGGCTTATTATCATTTTTACCTTTTCCCTGATCAGCCCACCACACAGTGTCACGAGTAACATCATCACGAACAATGTATTTATCTTTCGGAGAACGTCCAGTAAATATACCTGTATCAACGGCAATAGCGCCTAACGAGGTTAATGTGCCTCGTTCATAACCTGTTAATCCAGGCTGGGTTTCTTCATTAAATAACAGCTCATAGCTTGGGTTATAAATGATTTCACTTGTGTCCTTAATACCGTACTGCTGGAGATCCTTAGGGGTAAGACCTTTAACGCTCATAGTTTCGCTCCTGATAAATAGACCTTTCTACGAGCAATATTAGGGTGTTACGAGTAATTAACAGCGATTGTTATCAATATTTTGAAAATTTATAATTTTTTTATGTTAAGAACGAGAGCTAATGCACAAAACTACAGAAAAATTGTTGAATAAAAAAGGACGCAAAATAGCGTCCTTTTGATAAAATCACCTTGCTAAATCGAATCAGTGCAATTCAGAGCTGCTTAACTTATTGATATTATTAATATCACTCTCTGTAAAGATGTAATGGGTTCCACAATATTCGCATTCCATATCGATATTGCCCTGTTCTTGCAACAGGTGGTTCACATCTTCTTTAGATAATGTTACTAATGTATTTTCACAGCGCTCACGCGAACAAGTACAATGAAATTCAACTGCTTGAGGCTCATAAAGAGTGACATCTTCTTCGTGATATAAACGATGTAAGATCTCTTTAGTATCCAGCGTAAATAACTCCTCAGCCTTAATAGTGTGAGTTAATTGTGTAAGTAATTCAAAATGTTCCGCCGTATGTTCCGCAGTGAACTCTTCTGATGCTGGTAATACTTGTAATAACATTCCCGCAGCCGCAGGCTTACCTGCTTGCATACCACTACGAATAAATACGCGAGTTGGTAACTGTTCTGATTGTTTAAAGTAGTTATCAATACAAGCTTCAATAGTTTCACCATCCAGGGCAACAATACCTTGATAACGTTCACCTTTCTCTGGTGTTACTGTGATGACCATAAAACCATTCCCGATCATCTCTTTTAATGTACTTCCAGCCTTTACATCATCATCCACACGCGCCACACCGCGCATTTGTTGATTGTTATTGCCATTGATAACAGCCAATCGTACTGGACCATCGCCTTGTATTTGAACAGTAATATCTCCTTCAAATTTAAGCGTTGCTGTTAACAAACTGGTTGCCACCAGCAAATCACCCAGAAGACATTGAACTGGCTCAGGATAATGGTGATTTTCAAGCATTGATTGATAGGTTTCAGTCACATTGACCAATTCACCACGTACCGCGTTTTTTTCAAATAAAAAACGTGATAAAGAGTCTTTTTTAGACATAACGTTCTCTCATTTCAGGGAATCGGTTAATCCGATTCTTGTAAATTTGTCTGTTTGAAGCGAAGTAAGGTGCGTCTTTCCTTTTTATCAGGGCGACGTTCAGGATGAGGCATTGTTAACGCATTCATTTTTCTCGCTAGAGCAATTTTTTCTCTTTTCGCAATACTCTCTGGTGTTTCACAATAGAGTGCTTGCGCTTGTGTAGCACCTTGTCGCTGTGAACTCACCATTAGAATGGTTACTGTCCGTTCATCATTACCTTGCCGTAGACGTATTTCTGCGCCTTCTTCAACGATTTTACTTGGCTTGCCTCTCACACCATTGTAATGGACTTTGCCACCTTCAATCATCGTGCGAGCAATGGCGCGCGTTTTATAAAAACGAGCAGCCCAAAGCCATTTATCTAAACGGACACCACTTTCTTGTGATGGTTGACTCATCCCTTTCTCCTTAACTTCAACTTCTTTTATGAAGGCGATAGTGAAAACACATAGCCTTCCACAACAAGGGACTTACTGAGGAGGGCGATAAAAACAGTGCTCATAATAGAGACTGATTTTATTCATGCGTTGGTTGTTTTGTCGCCGACGCCGGATGATAAGAAATAGGTTCAATACTAAGAACCCGATAGCGAGAAACAATAATAACGTATTACCGATGTAATATAACATTGTCATTGAATCAGGTAGGCTATGTAAAAATATCTGTAACGTACCATTAGCATCAACAACCATGCCTGTTATTACTCCACCCGTATCAAAAGGTGTATGTAATAAAATATCGGATAAACGCTGTAACTCTCGCCACTGTTCTAACGGCGTGGGTTCAAACACTGAGTTTGAATTTGACGCGTAATCAACGAGCTGTTTTCTTTCATCACTGATTAATAGCACACCACCTGGTGGCGGGCTATTTAACAGAATTGCGGCTTTATCTATTTCTCGGTAGATAAAAGAAGATGTGGTGGTGTCGATAAGCTTTTCCAAGGCCTCAGCACTTACTGCACGTAATAAAACATTGGTACCTGTTAGTTTACCACTCTCCGCACGTTGAACTAATGCAGCCCAGTCATTGACGTTACTCAAGTTAACTAACGCCATTTTCAAGCGGATGCATTCATTCTCTCTTGGGCATAAATCCTGTGTTTTCAACACAATACCATCGAAATTATCTAAAAGATTCATCCCTGATTTAGTAATTGCTTGACCTAAACTTGGGTTAACTCGGTTATTAGAAACGGGATGAAGTTGCTCTTCAACCATATGTAATAAAGCAGCTGCTTTTTCGATTGTGCTTGACTCAGGCATCGGCATTGGATTGCTGTTGTTCCAGTAAATCCCCGAACAATCAAAAGGTGCAAAAATAGTTTTATTATTCTTACTTGATAGATTAGGTGGCATATAACACATACCCACCCCTTTCGCCTGAATAATATCCCCAACATGCAAATCGGTTGTTTCTAATTCGGTAAAATTGGTTACTAAATGAGGTTCTGTATCTTTAAGCCATGAAAAACTGAGTTTCATTGAAAGAGAAAGTGGCTGATAAAGATACAACATGCCAATAATAAATAAGCTCCAAAAAACGAAAATAATATTTTTAATATACCGTTTATAAGGATAATTTTTTTCTTCATCATGTAATGAAAGATAACTTCCTTGCTTTATAACATGATGACTAGGGTACATTTCTAAATAGGTTACTTTATCAATATAACCTTGGATATAAGGCTCCCAATGAGGTGGATAAATAAGATCAATCCCCCCTAAAGAAACATTTTTCACCTGCCCATGATCAAAATTACCGAAAAGCCCCCAGCGTTTTAAACGTCCTTTAAAACAATGGACCTCTTGCTTACGAGGTTTAATCAAAGGATTGTGAATAAGAAAAATACCAATGGCAAGAAATGAGCTTCCTATCGCTAAGATCCAAGGAAGGAAAACCTGAGGCATCATTAGAGCTGTTAGCCATAATGTAAGCCCTATACAAACAAAAGAACCATCCCAAAAGCCAGATGAGTTATGTAATCGGTATTCTTCGTTAGTTTCTTCTCTAATTTGCAGTAGGTGGGCAGCATCACCTTCATTCTTTTGGATCGTGGATGAACCATTTGCCAAGATAGGTTCAGAAAGTTGCTTTAAACTCAGCGCAGAAAAATGAATTTTTTCATCTTTTAAAAAGTGTCCATTAACACCAATTACGATGGGGATAGATGGCGTACACACGACATCGAGGACATTTTCTTGTTGAAGATAAGGAACAAGTAGCGGGGGAATGTGAATTTCTACAGCATCAATATAGTAACGCCAATGATTTAATCCTTCTGATGAGCCCGCAAAACGGTTAACGATATTTCTTAATGTTGTAACGACTTCACCTTTAATTGGCATTTCGGGGAAGTTTTGTAATGAATATCCTGAAGAAAAATCCGACGTACCAAAATAAGATAAATAATCACTAATAAGCCCATAGTCATCTGAAGTGAGCTTGCGATAAGTTGGTTTGGCAAGAGATGGAAGATGATGTGAGTCATCAAGCCGCCTTCTTTTAAAGAATAGAAAGGCGGCCATTATAAATAGGCTTATCATTAAGATAGCCAATATAATGACTGATAATCTCATTTTTTCCCCATGCTTATACTGATGCTGCGTAGTAACAATAACAAAATTAAAACCCTGCCTAACATAAGGCAATTCCTATTCTTTTGTTCTATTTTTTATTTAAATACAATAGATTATATTTTTATTGGCGCGTTATAATTTATCTGTCTTATCAATTTTATATCCACTAACAACGCTATCTTCAGGTAAAATAGCGGATCAATAAATAATAATATTCTCAAAAAATCAATAAATAACTAGGTTTAGTAGCGGAGTGTACTCAATTTTCACTTAAAAGCTAAATCTAATTGTTAGATTTATTTTGTCATTAATGTGTTAAATTCAGGTTAATCTCTATTCTGCCAGGGGCTGTTATGAAAGAACTTAAAAAACCCAATATATTAAACATTGATAACATCGCCCGTTCTCGATTATTTCAGATCCAATCCGTTAATCTGGAGTTCAGTAACGGGGAAAAACGTATTTATGAACGCATGAAACCGGCGAACCGCGAAGCCGTTATGATTGTTCCGATCATTGATGACAACCTTATACTTATTCGTGAATACGCTGTTGGTATCGAAAATTATGACTTCGGTTTTCCTAAAGGTGCCATTGATCCTGGCGAAAATGCGCTACAAGCTGCAAACCGCGAACTCAAAGAAGAAATTGGTTATGGTGCCCACTCTTTAACAGAAATAGCAAAGCTTTCTATGGCACCTTCTTATTTTTCCAGCAAAATGAATATCGTCATTGCTCATGATCTTTACCCAGAGCAACTGGAAGGCGATGAACCTGAACCGCTAATTCAAGTACGTTGGCCTATCGCCAAAATGATGGACTTACTGGATCATCCCGATTTTACTGAAGCACGTAGTGTCAGTGCCCTCTTTCTCGCACAGCGCTATTTACAAAATAAATAAATAAAAAAACCCCCAGTAATTGATTGTCCAACTATTGGGGGTTACTTCATTTTTATATCCGATTTTTTCGATTAATTAGAATAATTCGTTAGATTCACCATTATCCTCAAAAATCTGTGTTCCCACTTCGCTTTTTGCTCTTTCTGTGG
This portion of the Proteus vulgaris genome encodes:
- the pckA gene encoding phosphoenolpyruvate carboxykinase (ATP); the encoded protein is MSVKGLTPKDLQQYGIKDTSEIIYNPSYELLFNEETQPGLTGYERGTLTSLGAIAVDTGIFTGRSPKDKYIVRDDVTRDTVWWADQGKGKNDNKPLSQEVWSDLKSLVTNQLSGKRLFVVDAFCGANADTRLKVRFITEVAWQAHFVKNMFIRPEQEELENFTPDFIVMNGAKCTNPNWKEQGLNSENFVAFNLTERIQLIGGTWYGGEMKKGMFSMMNYFLPLKGMASMHCSANVGESGDVAIFFGLSGTGKTTLSTDPKRKLIGDDEHGWDDDGVFNFEGGCYAKTIHLSKEAEPDIYGAIKRDALLENVVVLSDGSVDFDDGSKTENTRVSYPIYHIDNIVKPVSKAGHAKKVIFLTADAFGVLPPVSRLTPEQTQYHFLSGFTAKLAGTERGVTEPTPTFSACFGAAFLSLHPTQYAEVLVKRMQASGAKAYLVNTGWNGTGKRISIKDTRAIIDAILNGDIDKAPMTTLPVFDLEIPTALPGVNSEILDPRDTYADKAQWDVKADDLADRFVKNFDKYTDTPAGQALTKVGPKR
- the hslO gene encoding Hsp33 family molecular chaperone HslO codes for the protein MSKKDSLSRFLFEKNAVRGELVNVTETYQSMLENHHYPEPVQCLLGDLLVATSLLTATLKFEGDITVQIQGDGPVRLAVINGNNNQQMRGVARVDDDVKAGSTLKEMIGNGFMVITVTPEKGERYQGIVALDGETIEACIDNYFKQSEQLPTRVFIRSGMQAGKPAAAGMLLQVLPASEEFTAEHTAEHFELLTQLTHTIKAEELFTLDTKEILHRLYHEEDVTLYEPQAVEFHCTCSRERCENTLVTLSKEDVNHLLQEQGNIDMECEYCGTHYIFTESDINNINKLSSSELH
- the hslR gene encoding ribosome-associated heat shock protein Hsp15, whose product is MSQPSQESGVRLDKWLWAARFYKTRAIARTMIEGGKVHYNGVRGKPSKIVEEGAEIRLRQGNDERTVTILMVSSQRQGATQAQALYCETPESIAKREKIALARKMNALTMPHPERRPDKKERRTLLRFKQTNLQESD
- the umoB gene encoding flagellar biogenesis regulator UmoB; amino-acid sequence: MRLSVIILAILMISLFIMAAFLFFKRRRLDDSHHLPSLAKPTYRKLTSDDYGLISDYLSYFGTSDFSSGYSLQNFPEMPIKGEVVTTLRNIVNRFAGSSEGLNHWRYYIDAVEIHIPPLLVPYLQQENVLDVVCTPSIPIVIGVNGHFLKDEKIHFSALSLKQLSEPILANGSSTIQKNEGDAAHLLQIREETNEEYRLHNSSGFWDGSFVCIGLTLWLTALMMPQVFLPWILAIGSSFLAIGIFLIHNPLIKPRKQEVHCFKGRLKRWGLFGNFDHGQVKNVSLGGIDLIYPPHWEPYIQGYIDKVTYLEMYPSHHVIKQGSYLSLHDEEKNYPYKRYIKNIIFVFWSLFIIGMLYLYQPLSLSMKLSFSWLKDTEPHLVTNFTELETTDLHVGDIIQAKGVGMCYMPPNLSSKNNKTIFAPFDCSGIYWNNSNPMPMPESSTIEKAAALLHMVEEQLHPVSNNRVNPSLGQAITKSGMNLLDNFDGIVLKTQDLCPRENECIRLKMALVNLSNVNDWAALVQRAESGKLTGTNVLLRAVSAEALEKLIDTTTSSFIYREIDKAAILLNSPPPGGVLLISDERKQLVDYASNSNSVFEPTPLEQWRELQRLSDILLHTPFDTGGVITGMVVDANGTLQIFLHSLPDSMTMLYYIGNTLLLFLAIGFLVLNLFLIIRRRRQNNQRMNKISLYYEHCFYRPPQ
- the nudE gene encoding ADP compounds hydrolase NudE, which produces MKELKKPNILNIDNIARSRLFQIQSVNLEFSNGEKRIYERMKPANREAVMIVPIIDDNLILIREYAVGIENYDFGFPKGAIDPGENALQAANRELKEEIGYGAHSLTEIAKLSMAPSYFSSKMNIVIAHDLYPEQLEGDEPEPLIQVRWPIAKMMDLLDHPDFTEARSVSALFLAQRYLQNK